A genomic region of Papaver somniferum cultivar HN1 chromosome 7, ASM357369v1, whole genome shotgun sequence contains the following coding sequences:
- the LOC113294943 gene encoding uncharacterized protein LOC113294943 — protein sequence METGYQKYHDMKLTPLNIRLTELYEKISKDLSPPQPLSSETRDKRDKTKYCNYHKDIGHKTENFRSLQIEVQLMIDVGKLQEYLKKDFGRGSGQFGTTHVINVNHVRIHSMTRRESEDETRRKLRQLKEWYVINHIDFVSRNGAEILELGCKKIEFSEADMIGAYSSMNSSHDLIEEDDPIIGFSGEVTKAIGKLKMTITVADKSVLGSFLLMDCRAPYSTIVGRDWVHAIGGVTSSYHQCLKFITPEGVVKVRSDQMAAHKCHENAMDEYKKSEVSGNQFLRVEQK from the exons ATGGAAACTGGGTATCAGAAATATCATGATATGAAGCTGACACCATTGAACATACGACTTACAGAGTTGTATGAGAAAATAAGCAAGGATTTGAGCCCCCCACAACCTTTGTCATCGGAGACACGTGATAAACGTGATAAAACAAAATACTGCAATTATCATAAAGACATTGGTCACAAGACGGAGAATTTTCGCTCCTTACAGATCGAAGTCCAGCTAATGATAGATGTTGGAAAGCTACAAGAGTACCTGAAAAAGGATTTTGGGAGAGGTTCGGGACAATTTGGCACAACACATGTGATTAATGTCAATCATGTCAGGATCCACTCAATGACCAGACGGGAATCAGAAGATGAGACCAGGAGAAAGCTCAGGCAATTAAAGGAATGGTACGTGATAAATCACATCGATTTTGTCAGTAGAAATGGAGCAGAAATCCTGGAGCTTGGATGTAAAAAGATCGAGTTCTCTGAAGCAGACATGATAG GAGCTTATTCCTCTATGAATTCGTCACACGACTTGATCGAGGAGGACGATCCAATTATCGGCTTCAGCGGCGAAGTAACAAAGGCGATTGGGAAACTAAAGATGACAATAACAGTGGCTGACAAGTCCGTTCTAGGCAGTTTCTTGCTGATGGATTGTCGAGCTCCCTATAGTACGATCGTTGGACGAGACTGGGTGCATGCGATCGGTGGAGTCACATCCtcatatcaccaatgcctgaagttTATTACCCCTGAAGGAGTTGTGAAGGTTAGAAGCGACCAGATGGCCGCCCACAAGTGTCATGAGAATGCTATGGATGAATACAAGAAATCAGAAGTTAGCGGGAACCAGTTCCTGCGAGTCGaacaaaaatag